A window of Salvia splendens isolate huo1 chromosome 8, SspV2, whole genome shotgun sequence genomic DNA:
TTGAACCGACTAATATCCgcattaaaatacacacacatcacCGTCCTAATATTCGCAATAAAGAAGTCTAGACAAGAGAGGTTACTTTGGCAACGTCTAGCTTCGACTAATCTACCTTGAACATTAGTAAAACATTACGATGTTCCgagcacaacatccacatcaaGTCTTTTGACAGTAATATGAACTTGTAAATGGCGACCTCCTTACAGTGGTTAAATACTGACAATAAGATCCTGTTAAGTAATGTCCACCTTTTGGCATCACACCactcacaagaaaaatgaataattgTCACATATTTATTACCACAAGTATATGTGTATTTCGTGCCAAATATTAATCTTCATTTGGGCCGACTAATATCCGCATTAAAATACACACTCATTAGTAGAAAATAAGGAACATGAGATGTAcccaaaaaaaatttgaatttattattttaaaactgAATACAAACGCTTGCAAGCAAGTCGTTGATAACTTTCTGGAATACAGTGGCTAGCCAACGAGTCACTGGGTTCGCATACCTTGCAAACTCAGCAAGTCGTTAAATCCTTACGGCCAGCCCAATAGCTCCTCAGCAAATCGAAAATTGCTGACTCCTAATGGGATTCCATATAATTTTGCCAAAtccaattttttattaaaatcgacAAAATCTGAATTTTGATGTTCCAGAACGAACAAACATAGATAACCATAAGCAACATCAAAACAACCAGACAAATCCATAAAACAGAATCCTAGATTTCATGAATTCACCAAAATATGCAGGATCGAAAACCTTAATCACTTGACAAGAATATACAAATTGCAAATTCTCAACATAAACTGAATTAATCAAAGACGTGTTAACATAATTCCCAATTTATATGAACAAATCAGACTTCGTTGCGGCTGCCGCAGCATATATACTTTAAAAGCACGGATTGTAAAAAAAAGGAATTCTCAATTAATCAGTTTCCAAATAACCTTACGCTTGAAATAAGGAATCAAGAAATCAATTCAGTCATATATTTCTTCACGGTAAGCACGAGTTCAATTCATCAAAATAATCCATGTATATACATACCTTGAATTGAAAACCATTCCTAAACCATATTATATACACAATATTATAGGAACAATTATGAATTGAATTATTGAAATCAACGATTCACATTCCATTGTTTCGATGTGCATAACCAATTCCACAAAGGAAACAAATCCGTTCATATTTCTCTAAACACTAAAAGGAAGAACGGCGGCcatatatacaaattataaaacgaatCGCAAAACCCTAATATCaagaaattttatttcttgatccaAAAGACAGACGCAAACATAAGGCCGTATTTCTCCTTTTCCCAATTCTCAGAGAATCATCAATagagtggctctgataccacttgttggaataattgagtgaacaattacataaagctctctatgatgattaaccaagaacgacgGAGAAGGAGCATAAACTGTAGAGCGGAAGCCTACCTTGATCCATAACGAATTAAACGGTGGAATTGCTTTGCAGCggctatggatcttccaaacgatcagagacgtccttcacaatagtctgccgagagaatacagagatattgaacgttcttctgacgtctggggaccataacctaatcttatatttatataaatataaaaacctTTATTTCTATTCGGTccctcatcaaatagaaaatcacaaaatggtatctacacttatttccataacaaataaataccctttaagcccaaacttaatctttaTTGAATCACTTTAATTGGGTAACTAAAAGTTAGCCATACATATTAAATTAGTCCATACAAAAAAATAGACTCCATACAAATAAATAGGTACGCCGCCACAATGAGAAAATTAAAAGGTTTACAATAACTTTGAAGAACGACTTGAATTTGTCAAGTCTGGTTTAGGTATAACTTTTGATAGCTTGTGCTAGTTACTACGTTTGGACAAATAAAAAATCAGTCGCATGCATGGACGAATTACGAAAGAATTCATCAGCATTTTTGCTCACGTATGTTCTGCTATTCAACACCCGACTTTCTTCCGCAATCGATACCATAAACACCTCTACAACAATCAGAGATGGAGAGGCACTCGTTTCTCCAAACGGAGTATTCAAGCTCGGTTTCTTCAACCTCTCCAATTCCACAAACCGCTACGTCGGAATTTGGTACAACAAAATAACCGTCCCCACATATGTGTGGGTCGCAAACAGAGAATCCCCACTCACAGACACATCCGGCGTCTTAACGGTCACGCTTCTTAACGGAACTAACGGCATCCTGGTGCTTCTTAACGGAACTAACGGCACCGTCTGGTCGTCAGCGTCAACTACAACCCCAAATCCAACCGCTCAATTGCTCGACTCCGGGAATCTGATCGTCAAGGATGCAGACGATGGCGATAACTTCCTCTGGCAGAGCTTCGATTACCCCTGCGACACGCTGTTTGCCGGAATCGGGCTGGGGCGGAACTACGTCACCGGCGTCGAGACTTACCTTTCGTCGTGGAAAAGCAACGACGATCCGGCAAAAGGCGAGTATTCGTCCCACGTGGACCCCACCGGATACCCTCAGATGCTGGTGAAAAAGGGGGGAGAGATTATGTACAGGATCGGGCCGTGGAACGGTATCCGGTGGAGCGGGGCCCCCGACACGATCAACGACCCGACCTACGGCGGGTCGCTCCAGATAACCCGGGATGAAATGCGCTACTCATTGCGCGCGGTCGCGGGCTTGGTCTTGTCGAAGTCGACGCTGACTCCCAACGGCGTAGGAGTGCGGTCCAAGTGGAACGATCGGGCGAATTCATGGACCACTTACTCCAACATCCCGGCGGACAACTGCGACGACTACGCGCTCTGCGGTCCGCACGGCATCTGCAATGTGGGGACGTCTCCATCGTGCGGATGTCTCAACAGGTTCGTGCCAAGAGATCCAGAGAGCTGGGATGGGATGGACTGGTCGGGGGGGTGCGTGAGGAGGACTGCGCTGAGCTGTGATGGGGATAAGTTTTTTAAGTACTCTGGCATCAAGCTGCCTGATGCTCGCAACACTAGCAACAATAACGAGAGGAGGAGCCTCACGGAGTGCCAAGTGGATTGCTCGAGGGACTGTTCGTGTGTGGCATATGCGCAGCTGAATATCAGTGGAGATGGGAGTGGATGCTTGTTCTACCATGCCGACTTGATTGATATCAGAACTATGGCTTCGGCTGGCCAGGATCTTTACATCAGAATGGCTGCTTCTGAGGTTGAAGGTAAGTAGGAAGCTTCAATGTATGAGATAGTTTGATTGTGATGTTTGGCTTggtttgattttgttttattgaagGTGTGGTGGGCGATGGCAGTAACAGAGGGAGAACAAGAACTATCGTTATAGCAAGTGTTACGTCTCTGGCTTTTGCCTGCCTAATCCTCGGTTATGTTTTTTGCCGGAACACACAGAAGAAGAATCTCAGTATGAGTCAAGGTGTGATAAAATGTTTACTAATTATGTGCTTGATTTTGATATTGACGTTGATTATGTTGTAGGGATGTTCAGTGCAACTCATGTTAAAGACGCGGAGCTGCCATTCTTTAGCTTGTCTACAGTTTTGAAAGCTACTGATAATTTTTCAGACAAGAATAAGCTGGGTGAGGGCGGATTTGGACCTGTGTACATGGTAAGGATACTACTAGAAAATTTTAACATTGTTTTGTATGGCATTTCACATTTCCACAATGGTGTACAGGGCGTACTGGAAGAGGGGCATGAAATTGCTGTCAAACGCTTGTCGAAGACCTCAATGCAGGGAGTGAATGAGCTGAGAAACGAAGTAACGTTGATATCCAAACTCCAGCACCGTAATCTGGTGAGGACTCTGGGATTTTGCGCTCAAGGAGACGAGTACATGTTGATCTATGAATACATGCCTAATTATAGTCTCGACATAACATTATTTGGTGAGAGCCTTATGCCATTTAAACTCACAAAGCTGCCTTTGGCTCTCTTCTAATCATTGTCTATATTTGGACAGACCAAGAAAAGAGTAGGCTCCTTGACTGGCAAAAGCGCTTCAATATCATCAGCGGAATCGCTAAAGGGCTACTGTATCTTCACCAAGATTCGAGGCTGAGAATCATCCACCGCGACCTCAAAACTAGCAACATATTGCTAGATGCTGACATGATTCCCAAGATATCGGACTTTGGATTAGCTAGGAGCTTCGGAGGAAACCAAACAGAAGCTCAAACGCGCAGAGTTGTTGGGACTTAGTAAGAAAATCAAGCTTCTGACTATACTAAAAACAAGTATCCTAACATGTAGTAATACTCTGTCACAGCGGTTACATGTCTCCAGAATACGCTATGGACGGGGTGTTTTCAGTGAAATCCGACGTTTTCAGTTTCGGTGTTCTCGTGCTAGAGATTGTTAGCGGCAACAGAAACAGAGGATTCCTCCTTAAAGACCAAAATCTCAACCTTCTTGGACATGTAAACAGTGTAACTCTTTTTGCTTCTTTTTACTGCTTAGTAATCTAAAGCAACTGAAACTGTGTGCAGGCGTGGAGTCTTTACAAGGAAGATAGTTTGAGAAAACTAGTCGATCCTTGTCTGGATGAGGCGTTCGACTTGGGACAAGTGGAACGTGCTATACATGTGGCGCTGCTGTGTGTGCAGAATAGCCCGGACGACAGGCCAAGAATGTCGTCTGTGGTGTTCATGCTGGGGAATGAAGTGGCGCTGCCGCAGGCGAAGCAGCCGGGTTTCTTCACGGAGAGGGACATGGCTATTGATCACAGCTCCGACCGCTCTAATCCCACAGCTTCGCATAATCAACTTACAATCACTTGGACACAAGGTAGATAGGAGCAAAACTGTTGTACTGTGTGTTGATTGTATGGTGTAACTAAGAAAAAGATTGAGAGAAAATACTgccatttatttgatttttttcatgCTAGGCATCTTAGTTGTGAACCTGAGATGTTCCAGACAAACAATATTTACATCATTTCACAGGTTTCCACTACTGCTAAATGACTtgaagaatgatagttttctATAATAAAGTATTGGCATGTCACATAATTTTGATTTCATATGGTACAGGTCAGTGGTTTCTCAATTTGTGGGTGCTTGTTAGTAGTTCAATTTCGTATCTGAAACTTCCTTTTGTAAAATGCTTGAACACAACCTTTTGAAAATGGAATTGCaataataaaatgttaaaatCTTTACACCGAAATCACAATGATGACATATCGTAGTAAGATTTATTGGTGCCTATTGATATTAACTGTCGGACTAAACTTAATTATTACTACAATCTGTCTATAATTTGAAAATTGCTCCTAATATGGATTCAAAGGTGCCCAACTCTAATTAAAACAACATGAATATTATTCTATTAAATTAATGCTATATTTATTTGGTTGATAAGATTGAATCTCAcctttaattttaaatgaataattatttaataattagtTACAATTactcatatttaattaaaataatcttataatttaattttaaataaattattatatgatAATTAGTTTTACCAATCGAACGAGCATTTAGAGTTGGAGGACTTTTTGGTTATAAAAAAGTTTATAAAGTGAATAGACCTCAGGGGTATGATTATAGTCTAAATTTAGAAACTATTactagtataatattattttctaaGAATCGTGTGCCTTCAACCGTCATTTtctatataaatatagaaaCCACTAAAGAATCGTGTGGTTTCAAACGCAAAAGATGACTAAATCCTCTTAAACTACTCCGTTTAAAGTTAAGACGCGAGCTTCGTATCAGATTAGGTAAGCGCtagaaattaagataaaattgtaGGAATGATTTTAGAAATAATGTTGGGTTTGACTACGGAAACCCAACAAAAATTGAATAATCAAATACACAAACAATGTACAAATAGGACTGGCTTGTACTGTTTCTAGTCAATTAATGTTTCTAATGCAAAAAAGACAAACACAAACCATATGAAGATGGTGAGCTGTCGCTGATggtccaaaaataaaaaacccaACCATAAAAGGAACACACTGCAATCAGCCACTGCTCTGCAAGTCTTCATCAGTAAAGACCCGGAATAGCAAGAGCAAAAAGCCTGAGCAATAATTACAAATATCcaatgattttaatattttaaaatatttctaCTAGTAGCTTTCACGGAAAATGTGTAGCATCAAACTTTTCATAATGCATTTTGAGTTGTAGGAGTACATCGTTATATCTTAGTTTTGACATAAATTAatgtaataataatttatttatattttaatactatCAGATCAATAAGTTATTATTTAGACTActatatacatatttatttgcAATGTAAAATGCTCggaaaaaaacaaaatccaAATCCAATCTCAGGCAAAGCTGCGACTTCTTTCATGCGCGGAATATAAAATTGAGAAGACGCAACACAACGCTAGAGAAAGAGCAATTAATGCAAATAAAGGAGCAGAAAAAAtacattattaaaaattaaaataagagaatagAGGATGAAATTAATCATTGTAAGTATTGAAAAGAGGAATAAATTAATATGGataagaggagagagaaagacaAAACTTACTCAATCGGTATTGATAAGtcttttaggccatccacaacgctgttcctataccgttcctaaaccgttccttaaaccactatttgagggccccactgtacttttttactccattccttaactaaggaacggaacctgcaaccctcgttccttaaccgttccttaaccgttccttaaattactattcattcaatttcattttttttaatttcaactcaattcaattaaaaaaacaaacacattttattaaaaaacacacaacattaaaacaaagttacaacttaaacttaaaaaaataaaaagcacacaattaaaatcataaaaaaataaaagtacacaattttaataatttcatccgccaaagtttgcccaaatgtgctcaattagatcatgttgaagttgggtgtgggcgctagagtcgcgtgtccttgcacgaatagataaccgttcttgtatagacggatgcactccacttcgaggcggactacttgcggttgagcttccgggggattcggggtcgaaccaatttcccgcctcgggtccttcgtcttggacaatcatgttgtgcaagattatgcacgtatacatgatgtcgaccatgttctccatgaaccacgtacgagccggggctttgatgatgttgaagcgcgcttggagaaccccgaacgccctctccacatccttgcgagcagcctcctgcttctgcgcaaaaagagcctgctttgggttcgcagacccactgcacgtcttcacgaaagtaggccacttcgggtagatgccatcggcgagatagtaccccattttataaagccgattgttggcgacgaagttgatggccggcgctttaccatccaaaacttcggtcaagaggtcggactggttgagcacgtttacgtcgttgttcgacccggggaccccgaagtacgcgtgccagatccaaaggcggtagtcggcaacggcctcgagtataacggttgggtgggtacctttgtggccgctcgtgtaggaccccttccacgccaccgggcaattcttccattgccagtgcatgcaatcgacgctgccgagcatccctgggaatccgtgcactgtttcgtgaaggtcgagaaggaactgacaatcggccgtgcttggcctccggagaaattcgtcggtgaaggctgcccggacgcctttgcagaatttgagcaagcacattcgcccagtgctatctccgatgtggaggtattcgtcgaacatgtcggccgtttgtccagtcgcaagctggcggattgctgcagtacatttctgcagcgtcgtgtggctgggacgtccgaccgcgtcgaacccttcctggaagaactcttcccgggctgccaaagtattcgcgatgtggagaaataacggtttccccatgcggaaacggcgacggaagtacgtatctccccaaaccgggttatcgcagaagtagtcgcgtactaaccttgcggcggcttcctcccggttacgatggatgtacgtacgggagcgacgttggggcggagcggcttcttccgcctcccgtcgtcgatcttcttcaagtgattgttccaatatttgacgcatttgttcataaggatccattagtttgattaaatttgggagaaggaaaatagagttgatttgagatgaaaattggggtggaaatagagagaaatagatgtgtgtttgtgattgaaatgaatatgaaataggagtatttatagagtaaataaataaaataaaaaaaaacggctataaaattaacggtctcattaccgttaataaaaaaaattt
This region includes:
- the LOC121745636 gene encoding G-type lectin S-receptor-like serine/threonine-protein kinase At4g27290, with amino-acid sequence MDELRKNSSAFLLTYVLLFNTRLSSAIDTINTSTTIRDGEALVSPNGVFKLGFFNLSNSTNRYVGIWYNKITVPTYVWVANRESPLTDTSGVLTVTLLNGTNGILVLLNGTNGTVWSSASTTTPNPTAQLLDSGNLIVKDADDGDNFLWQSFDYPCDTLFAGIGLGRNYVTGVETYLSSWKSNDDPAKGEYSSHVDPTGYPQMLVKKGGEIMYRIGPWNGIRWSGAPDTINDPTYGGSLQITRDEMRYSLRAVAGLVLSKSTLTPNGVGVRSKWNDRANSWTTYSNIPADNCDDYALCGPHGICNVGTSPSCGCLNRFVPRDPESWDGMDWSGGCVRRTALSCDGDKFFKYSGIKLPDARNTSNNNERRSLTECQVDCSRDCSCVAYAQLNISGDGSGCLFYHADLIDIRTMASAGQDLYIRMAASEVEGVVGDGSNRGRTRTIVIASVTSLAFACLILGYVFCRNTQKKNLSMSQGMFSATHVKDAELPFFSLSTVLKATDNFSDKNKLGEGGFGPVYMGVLEEGHEIAVKRLSKTSMQGVNELRNEVTLISKLQHRNLVRTLGFCAQGDEYMLIYEYMPNYSLDITLFDQEKSRLLDWQKRFNIISGIAKGLLYLHQDSRLRIIHRDLKTSNILLDADMIPKISDFGLARSFGGNQTEAQTRRVVGTYGYMSPEYAMDGVFSVKSDVFSFGVLVLEIVSGNRNRGFLLKDQNLNLLGHAWSLYKEDSLRKLVDPCLDEAFDLGQVERAIHVALLCVQNSPDDRPRMSSVVFMLGNEVALPQAKQPGFFTERDMAIDHSSDRSNPTASHNQLTITWTQGR